TTACACATCCTATATCACAGATTATGATCCTTTCATCCTGACGAAAAACAACTTGAAGTATACTTTTGAGGATAAAATTCCTGGTTCAAACTATTCGAAGGTCATGCCAAAGATTATTGACATGAATCGTCTTGATCCGAAGCAAAAGAGACCGAAAGTACCCAGAAGggatttttcaagatgGCTGAAAATAGTACCGCTAATTTTTTTGTTTGTCACCTTCATACTGCCCATCATGTTTTGCTTGAATATCATGGCTACTTTGTATAGCGACGTGGCTACGTGGAAATATaggagattgatgaaggGTGGTCAATTACCCCTTTTGATACATAACAAATTGGGATTGGATGATACGTTGAAGGAGTATGCTGCCGATGTTTACGGCTCCATTTTaaatgatgacgagggcaacaacaacgatgaagacgaaTCCTCCAATGAAGAGCAAGCCGAGGTCGGCGAGGAACATGCCTTTTGGAAGgactttattgaaaaatattcTAAGGTATGGACAGGCGCTAAACAATTTCCCAAATTACCCTTTGACCAAAGGAGAAAGACCATGTTGGCCAATTTAAACAAACTAAGTTGGATAAGGGTCCCTATTTATATCAAGAGCGCTAATGCTCATGGAGGTATCGTGGCTAGGAGGGGACTAAACGAAGACGCCCCACAAACAAGCGTTGCGTGCCTGGAGTTTACGGCGCAATTGGTGCAGTACTTGTTGGGTCACTGCAATTAATGATTATGTTCTGCTCCTACTATTACACACATGACATTTTACCTATTACCATTTTTCCTCTGGATTGGCCTTAAATTCCAAATAGTCTTGCATTTTAAATAAAGATATTTCAGTCTCGTTTTCAATACCGTACTCATAAAGCTTACGATTGTCTTTCAGATTAAGTATCCAGTTATCATCATGGTCGAAATTGATTACCAGATTTACTGTCTTGGAACCGTGAGCATGGGTATAAATCTTTAAACTATCGTATTGCACATTACGGAATGGTCTAAATGCACCTTCGGAATTAATTTTCTTTACACAGTCATCGAATAAGTCCTTGGCAGATTTATTTTCTAAATCATAGTT
This DNA window, taken from Torulaspora delbrueckii CBS 1146 chromosome 2, complete genome, encodes the following:
- the LPL1 gene encoding putative hydrolase (similar to Saccharomyces cerevisiae YOR059C; ancestral locus Anc_5.660), yielding MGSGKHLLVFIHGLWGNYKHMNSLNTVFEKTLANHPELVYYAPRQNAMFKTFDGIEIVGYRTLTEICQFITGYKEGPITKISIVGYSMGGLIARFVIGKMYSEFDKIFGDIEPQIFMTLATPHLGVEFYNPENSKSRRILHSLIRSLGSSILGKSGREMFITNSKNDILLKLTEDQFLKSLSRFKWRVVIANVKNDRTVAFYTSYITDYDPFILTKNNLKYTFEDKIPGSNYSKVMPKIIDMNRLDPKQKRPKVPRRDFSRWLKIVPLIFLFVTFILPIMFCLNIMATLYSDVATWKYRRLMKGGQLPLLIHNKLGLDDTLKEYAADVYGSILNDDEGNNNDEDESSNEEQAEVGEEHAFWKDFIEKYSKVWTGAKQFPKLPFDQRRKTMLANLNKLSWIRVPIYIKSANAHGGIVARRGLNEDAPQTSVACLEFTAQLVQYLLGHCN
- the AIM29 gene encoding Aim29p (similar to Saccharomyces cerevisiae YKR074W; ancestral locus Anc_5.659), with translation MSGAIDPYSEEPLTSSGRPLTTSTLTIRVIKSFPYRNVKNFVLQNYDLENKSAKDLFDDCVKKINSEGAFRPFRNVQYDSLKIYTHAHGSKTVNLVINFDHDDNWILNLKDNRKLYEYGIENETEISLFKMQDYLEFKANPEEKW